In one window of Vibrio sp. DW001 DNA:
- the msbA gene encoding lipid A ABC transporter ATP-binding protein/permease MsbA: MSADTHDETTLQTFKRLWTYIRNYKSGLIVAVFALAINAVSDTYMISLLKPLLDEGFGDAETDFLKVLPFIILGVMVIRGSSGFVSDYCMSWVSGNVVMNIRRKLFNHFMHMPVAFFDRESTGALLSRITYDSEQVSAATSKALVSIVREGVSIIGLLFLMFWNSWQLSIVLLVVAPVVALAIGVVSKRFRKISKNMQTAMGVVSTSSEQMLKGHKVVLSYGGQAIEEQRFDKVSNSMRQQTMKLVAAQAMANPIIQLIASFAIVVVLYLASIDSIRSELTPGTFGVVFTAMFGMMRPLKALTNVTSQFQRGMAACQTLFALMDLDPEKDNGTHSVDRADGEIAVENVTFTYQSKDKPALSKVSFDIPIGKTVALVGRSGSGKSTIANLFTRFYDVDSGSIKLDGKEIQDYTLENLRSQFALVSQNVHLFNDSIANNIAYAAESEYSREQIVKAAKLAHAMDFVDTMKDGLDTVIGENGASLSGGQRQRIAIARALLRDAPVLILDEATSALDTESEKAIQAALDELQKDKTVLVIAHRLSTIEGADQILVVDEGEIIERGSHAELIARDGAYAQLHRIQFGE, encoded by the coding sequence ATGTCTGCTGATACCCATGATGAGACGACACTACAAACGTTTAAGCGTTTGTGGACGTATATTCGAAATTATAAGTCTGGTCTTATTGTTGCTGTTTTTGCGTTAGCAATAAACGCCGTTTCTGATACCTATATGATCTCATTGTTGAAGCCTCTTCTTGATGAAGGTTTTGGTGATGCAGAGACCGATTTTCTAAAAGTATTGCCGTTTATTATTTTAGGTGTAATGGTTATTCGTGGATCCAGCGGTTTTGTATCTGACTATTGTATGAGCTGGGTCTCAGGCAATGTGGTTATGAATATTCGTCGTAAATTGTTTAACCATTTCATGCATATGCCCGTTGCGTTTTTTGATCGTGAGTCTACGGGGGCTCTTCTTTCTCGTATTACCTATGACTCTGAACAAGTATCGGCAGCAACCAGCAAAGCGCTTGTTAGCATTGTCCGTGAAGGTGTCAGTATCATTGGTTTGCTTTTCCTTATGTTTTGGAACAGCTGGCAGCTTTCTATTGTATTACTGGTCGTCGCGCCAGTTGTCGCGTTGGCGATAGGTGTGGTATCGAAACGTTTTCGTAAGATATCTAAGAATATGCAGACTGCAATGGGTGTCGTTTCAACCTCTTCCGAACAGATGCTTAAAGGGCATAAGGTTGTACTAAGTTATGGCGGACAAGCGATAGAAGAACAGCGCTTTGATAAAGTCAGTAATTCTATGCGCCAACAAACCATGAAGTTAGTGGCCGCACAAGCTATGGCGAATCCGATAATTCAGCTTATTGCTTCGTTTGCTATTGTGGTCGTACTCTACTTAGCGAGCATTGATTCTATTCGCAGTGAACTGACACCTGGTACGTTTGGTGTCGTATTTACTGCTATGTTTGGCATGATGAGGCCTCTAAAAGCACTGACTAATGTTACGTCACAGTTTCAACGTGGTATGGCGGCATGCCAAACGCTTTTCGCTCTGATGGATCTTGATCCAGAGAAAGATAATGGTACGCATAGTGTTGATCGAGCGGACGGAGAAATCGCCGTAGAAAACGTAACATTTACCTATCAAAGTAAGGACAAACCTGCTCTAAGTAAGGTTAGTTTTGATATCCCGATTGGAAAGACCGTTGCACTTGTTGGGCGTTCAGGTTCAGGTAAAAGCACGATCGCCAACCTGTTTACCCGTTTCTATGATGTGGATAGCGGTTCAATAAAACTCGATGGGAAAGAGATCCAAGATTATACCTTAGAGAACCTACGTTCTCAGTTTGCTCTCGTGTCTCAAAATGTACACCTGTTCAACGATAGCATCGCGAACAATATTGCCTACGCAGCAGAATCGGAGTATAGCCGGGAACAGATTGTTAAAGCAGCCAAACTCGCCCATGCTATGGATTTTGTCGATACAATGAAAGACGGTTTAGATACAGTGATCGGCGAGAATGGTGCTAGTTTGTCTGGGGGACAGCGACAGAGAATCGCGATTGCAAGGGCGCTTTTACGTGATGCACCGGTGCTGATCTTAGATGAAGCAACATCGGCTTTGGATACAGAATCTGAAAAAGCCATTCAGGCGGCTTTAGATGAGCTGCAAAAGGATAAAACGGTGTTGGTGATTGCACATAGATTATCCACCATTGAAGGGGCAGACCAGATTCTTGTCGTTGATGAAGGGGAGATCATAGAGCGTGGGTCACATGCTGAATTAATAGCACGAGATGGTGCCTATGCACAACTTCATCGTATACAGTTTGGCGAATAG
- the lpxK gene encoding tetraacyldisaccharide 4'-kinase yields the protein MIEKIWFENHFLGLLLWPILWPLSKIFKWVASSRRDRFLQNHAQSYRAPIPVVVVGNITAGGNGKTPVVIWLVEKLQEIGLKPAVVSRGYGGKANQYPLIVNESTSTKESGDEPKLIFKRTGAPVVVDPIRSNAVKALLDSDVDIIITDDGLQHYALARDIEFVVIDGQRRFGNESFIPLGPLREGLDRLNNVDFIVNNGGITRDDEIAMTLYPGFAKNLVTGEEKMVSELDKLVAFAAIGNPNRFFKTLDSLGADVVKTQGFTDHQDFKQSELFELQQLGLNMIMTEKDAVKCSSYAKENWWYLPVTASFSQQEEKQILDKILNVRNEYGSPSA from the coding sequence ATGATTGAAAAGATATGGTTTGAGAATCATTTTTTAGGCTTGCTTTTATGGCCCATCCTATGGCCACTAAGTAAGATCTTTAAATGGGTTGCAAGCTCCCGTAGAGACCGTTTTCTTCAGAATCACGCTCAAAGCTATCGGGCGCCAATACCCGTTGTAGTGGTTGGCAATATTACGGCTGGTGGTAATGGTAAAACGCCTGTTGTAATCTGGTTGGTAGAAAAACTGCAAGAAATAGGGCTAAAGCCTGCTGTGGTATCTCGCGGATATGGAGGCAAAGCCAACCAATATCCACTTATTGTTAATGAGAGTACATCAACCAAAGAGAGTGGTGACGAACCAAAGCTGATATTTAAACGCACAGGTGCTCCTGTCGTTGTCGACCCTATACGTTCAAACGCAGTGAAGGCTCTGCTTGATAGCGATGTCGACATCATCATTACCGACGATGGCTTGCAGCATTACGCATTAGCTCGTGATATTGAATTTGTCGTTATTGATGGGCAGCGTCGTTTTGGCAATGAGTCATTTATACCACTTGGTCCTTTGCGTGAAGGGCTTGATAGGTTAAATAATGTGGATTTTATAGTGAACAATGGTGGGATAACTCGTGATGATGAAATAGCCATGACGCTTTATCCGGGTTTTGCTAAAAATTTGGTGACGGGCGAAGAAAAAATGGTGAGCGAGCTAGATAAATTAGTTGCATTTGCCGCTATTGGTAACCCTAATCGTTTTTTCAAAACACTCGATTCGCTTGGCGCCGACGTTGTAAAAACGCAAGGTTTCACTGACCATCAAGATTTTAAACAGTCTGAGTTGTTTGAACTGCAGCAACTTGGCTTGAATATGATTATGACCGAAAAAGACGCAGTTAAGTGTTCTTCGTATGCGAAAGAGAATTGGTGGTACCTACCAGTAACCGCGAGTTTCTCTCAGCAAGAAGAAAAGCAAATACTAGACAAAATATTGAATGTTAGGAATGAGTATGGATCACCGTCTGCTTGA
- a CDS encoding Trm112 family protein codes for MDHRLLEIVACPVCKGKLFYDAENQELICKFDRLAYPIKEGIPVLLEPEARTMEVEEGR; via the coding sequence ATGGATCACCGTCTGCTTGAGATTGTTGCTTGCCCAGTGTGCAAAGGTAAGCTTTTTTATGATGCTGAAAATCAAGAATTAATTTGTAAGTTTGATCGTCTGGCCTATCCAATAAAAGAAGGTATTCCAGTTTTATTGGAACCAGAAGCGCGCACAATGGAAGTAGAAGAGGGTAGATAA
- the kdsB gene encoding 3-deoxy-manno-octulosonate cytidylyltransferase encodes MSFTVVIPARYQSSRLPGKPLADIGGKPMIQWVYEQSLKSGAEQVIIATDDERVESIAREFGAQVCMTSPNHESGTERLAEVVDKMGIDKHQIIVNVQGDEPLIPPSIIRQVAENLAKNSVAPMATLAVEVADEDEVFNPNAVKVVRDEKGFALYFSRASIPWDRDNFAKDPKDIKQSLLRHIGIYAYRAGFIDTYINWQPSVLEKIESLEQLRVLWYGEKIHVDVAIESPPAGVDTPEDLQKVRDIVAKI; translated from the coding sequence ATGTCATTTACTGTTGTCATTCCGGCTCGGTATCAATCAAGTCGTTTACCCGGTAAACCGCTCGCCGATATTGGTGGCAAACCGATGATCCAGTGGGTCTATGAACAGTCATTAAAATCTGGAGCAGAACAGGTTATTATTGCTACGGATGATGAACGTGTCGAGTCTATAGCGAGAGAGTTTGGTGCTCAAGTTTGCATGACCTCCCCTAATCATGAATCGGGTACAGAGCGTCTAGCAGAAGTTGTCGATAAAATGGGTATAGATAAACATCAAATTATCGTTAATGTTCAAGGTGATGAACCACTGATTCCACCAAGTATTATTAGACAAGTTGCAGAAAACCTCGCCAAAAATAGTGTTGCTCCTATGGCAACGTTAGCGGTCGAAGTTGCTGACGAAGATGAGGTATTTAATCCAAATGCAGTAAAAGTAGTAAGAGACGAGAAGGGATTTGCGCTCTATTTTAGCCGAGCGTCCATTCCTTGGGATAGGGATAATTTTGCTAAAGATCCTAAAGATATCAAACAGTCATTACTGAGACATATTGGCATCTATGCATACCGAGCTGGGTTTATTGATACTTATATAAACTGGCAGCCTAGTGTGCTAGAAAAAATTGAAAGTTTAGAGCAGCTTCGAGTACTTTGGTACGGTGAAAAAATTCACGTAGATGTGGCAATCGAGTCTCCACCGGCTGGTGTGGATACACCAGAAGATTTACAAAAGGTGCGGGATATCGTTGCTAAGATTTAG
- a CDS encoding SpoVR family protein, with translation MTKKNSGKMLPDGPDWTFDMLEVYHQEIKRVAEHYRLDTYPNQIEVITSEQMMDAYSSIGMPINYHHWSFGKKFIQTEQNYKHGQMGLAYEIVINSDPCIAYLMEENSVTMQALVMAHACYGHNSFFKGNYLFQTWTDASSIIDYLLFARNYITECEEKHGVDEVEKTLDSCHALMNFGVDRYKRPEKISIAEETIRQEEREAYLQSQVNDLWRTVPKSKDISEEEKRRFPSEPQENLLYFIEKNAPLLESWQREVVRIVRKVSQYFYPQKQTQVMNEGWATFWHYTILNHLYDEGLVSDKFILEFLHSHTNVIAQPPYNSPYYSGINPYALGFAMFQDIRRICESPTDEDKEWFPDLAGSNWLDSLHFAMHNFKDESFISQYLSPKMIRDFKLFSVLDDDRQNFIEVSHIHDDPGYRKIREKLAAQYNLSNIEPNIQVWNVDVRGDRSMTLQYIPHDRVPLADGHDEVLKHMYRLWGFDIVLEELTETGRRNIISACPNKAES, from the coding sequence ATGACAAAAAAGAACAGCGGCAAAATGTTACCAGACGGGCCAGATTGGACATTCGATATGCTTGAGGTGTATCACCAAGAGATAAAACGAGTCGCCGAGCACTACCGTTTAGATACTTACCCAAACCAAATTGAAGTGATTACTTCTGAACAGATGATGGATGCTTATTCAAGTATTGGTATGCCGATAAATTACCACCACTGGTCATTTGGTAAAAAGTTCATCCAAACAGAACAAAATTACAAACATGGTCAGATGGGTTTGGCCTATGAGATAGTCATTAACTCTGACCCTTGTATCGCCTACCTGATGGAAGAAAACAGCGTCACCATGCAAGCACTCGTCATGGCACATGCCTGCTACGGACATAACTCTTTTTTTAAAGGCAATTACCTATTTCAAACATGGACAGACGCCAGTTCCATTATTGATTATCTATTGTTCGCCAGAAACTATATAACCGAATGTGAAGAAAAACACGGTGTTGATGAGGTAGAGAAAACGCTTGATTCTTGTCATGCACTGATGAATTTTGGTGTAGATCGATACAAACGCCCTGAGAAAATATCTATTGCAGAGGAAACTATTCGCCAAGAAGAACGCGAGGCTTACTTGCAATCTCAAGTGAATGACCTTTGGCGTACTGTTCCAAAATCCAAAGATATATCAGAAGAAGAGAAGCGTCGTTTCCCTTCTGAACCTCAAGAAAATTTACTCTATTTCATCGAAAAAAACGCACCTCTGTTGGAATCGTGGCAACGAGAGGTCGTTCGTATAGTAAGAAAAGTAAGCCAATATTTTTATCCACAAAAGCAGACCCAAGTCATGAACGAGGGTTGGGCAACTTTCTGGCATTATACGATTTTGAATCACCTTTACGATGAAGGCCTTGTCTCTGACAAATTTATTCTTGAGTTCCTTCACAGCCACACCAACGTCATTGCACAACCCCCTTACAACAGTCCGTATTACAGCGGAATAAACCCATACGCGCTTGGTTTTGCGATGTTTCAAGATATCCGACGCATCTGCGAATCCCCTACCGATGAAGACAAAGAGTGGTTCCCTGATCTGGCCGGTTCCAATTGGTTAGATTCGTTACACTTTGCAATGCACAACTTTAAAGACGAGAGTTTTATCAGCCAATATCTTTCTCCAAAAATGATTAGAGATTTCAAACTGTTTTCTGTTTTGGACGATGACAGACAAAATTTCATAGAGGTCAGCCATATTCATGATGATCCCGGTTATAGAAAAATAAGAGAAAAATTAGCGGCACAATATAATTTAAGCAATATAGAACCCAACATTCAGGTATGGAATGTGGACGTAAGAGGCGATCGCTCGATGACGCTCCAATACATCCCTCATGATAGAGTCCCTCTAGCCGATGGACACGATGAAGTATTGAAACATATGTATCGATTATGGGGGTTTGATATTGTGCTAGAAGAGTTAACCGAGACTGGCCGTAGAAACATAATTAGTGCGTGCCCGAACAAGGCTGAGTCTTAA
- a CDS encoding YeaH/YhbH family protein, whose product MGQFIDRRLNGKNKSTVNRQRFLRRYKERIKESIADAVNRRSITDIESGEDIAIPHKDIKEPTFHQGQGGRRERIHPGNDQFVKGDKMERPKGGSSGGGSGEGNASPDGEGEDEFVFQISKDEYLDLLFEDLALPNLEKNQINKIIEWKTSRAGYKTSGVPSNIAIVRSLQQSLARRTAMTAGKRRLLKELELELDRIGKQEPAQPLEESRIEAEIAELRRRISSVPFIDSFDLRFKNFDRRPVPSSQAVMFCIMDVSGSMDQATKDIAKRFYVLLYMFLTRTYENVEVIFIRHHTQAKEVDEHEFFYSQETGGTIVSSALKLMDKIIKERYPQGEWNIYAAQASDGDNWADDSPKCKELLRDSLLPTCQYFSYIEITKRSHQTLWHEYEKIKETSNNFAMKNIRSVEDIFPVFRELFKKETA is encoded by the coding sequence ATGGGGCAGTTTATCGATAGAAGGCTCAACGGTAAAAACAAAAGCACTGTCAATCGGCAACGATTCTTGCGTCGTTATAAGGAGCGGATCAAAGAGTCAATAGCCGATGCGGTCAATCGTCGCTCCATTACAGATATTGAAAGTGGAGAGGATATTGCTATCCCTCATAAAGATATTAAAGAGCCGACCTTTCATCAGGGACAAGGCGGCAGACGAGAACGTATTCATCCGGGAAACGATCAGTTCGTCAAGGGTGACAAAATGGAGCGGCCAAAAGGCGGCAGTTCCGGCGGTGGTTCTGGAGAAGGTAATGCCAGTCCCGATGGAGAGGGGGAAGACGAATTCGTTTTCCAGATATCTAAAGATGAATATCTGGATTTATTGTTTGAAGACTTAGCACTCCCTAATCTAGAAAAAAATCAGATAAATAAAATCATTGAATGGAAAACCTCCCGCGCGGGATACAAAACCTCTGGGGTTCCTTCCAATATTGCTATTGTCCGTTCTTTACAACAATCTCTTGCGCGTAGAACGGCCATGACAGCGGGCAAGCGACGTCTGCTCAAAGAACTAGAGCTTGAGTTAGACCGAATTGGAAAACAAGAGCCCGCACAACCACTCGAAGAGTCACGAATCGAAGCAGAAATAGCAGAGCTTAGGCGACGTATTTCAAGTGTCCCATTTATTGATAGTTTTGACCTACGATTCAAAAATTTCGACAGACGACCGGTCCCATCTAGCCAAGCCGTCATGTTCTGTATAATGGATGTTTCTGGTTCAATGGATCAGGCGACAAAAGATATTGCCAAGCGCTTTTATGTTTTGTTGTATATGTTCTTAACTCGAACCTATGAAAACGTAGAGGTGATATTCATTCGACATCATACCCAAGCAAAAGAGGTGGATGAACACGAATTCTTCTATTCGCAAGAGACTGGGGGCACTATCGTGTCCAGTGCTCTAAAGTTAATGGACAAGATTATTAAAGAACGATATCCACAAGGAGAATGGAATATCTATGCCGCACAAGCGTCTGACGGAGACAACTGGGCGGACGATTCTCCAAAGTGTAAGGAGCTATTACGAGATAGTTTACTTCCTACCTGCCAATACTTTTCGTACATTGAAATTACCAAAAGGAGCCACCAAACTCTGTGGCATGAATATGAGAAGATTAAAGAAACATCAAACAACTTCGCGATGAAAAACATTCGCTCTGTGGAAGATATCTTCCCTGTATTTAGGGAGCTGTTTAAAAAGGAAACAGCTTAG
- a CDS encoding PrkA family serine protein kinase, giving the protein MSIFDHYQARYEAAKDEKLSLQDFLSLCQKDKSAYANAAERLLLAIGEPEVIDTAHDPRLSRIFSNRVISRYKTFEDFYGMEDAIEQIVSYLKHSAQGLEERKQILYLLGPVGGGKSSLAEKLKALMEQCPIYILAANGVRSPVNDHPFCLFNAEEDAALLKKDYGIEKRYLRSIMSPWAAKRLHEFGGDISKFTVIKLRPSILDQVGVAKTEPGDENNQDISSLVGKVDIRQLEHYSQDDPDAYSYSGALCKANQGLMEFVEMFKAPIKVLHPLLTATQEGNYNGTEGLSALPFDGMILAHSNESEWQTFRNNKNNEAFLDRVYIVKVPYCLRVSEEIKIYKKLLEHSELYKAPCSPSTLEMLAQFSILSRVKDPENSSLFSKMRVYDGETLKDTDPKAKSYQEYRDFAGVDEGMSGLSTRFAFKILSRVFNFDQTEVAANPVHLFYVIEQQVEREQFPAELAEKYTEFLKGYLVPKYIEFIGKEIQTAYLESYSEYGQNIFDRYVTYADFWIQDQEYRDPETGQLFDRSALNSELEKIEKPAGISNPKDFRNEIVNFVLRARASNKGSNPVWTSYEKLRTVIEKKMFSNTEELLPVISFNAKTSTDDQKKHDDFVARMMEKGYTKKQVRLLSEWYLRVRKSS; this is encoded by the coding sequence ATGAGTATTTTTGACCATTATCAGGCGCGTTATGAAGCGGCCAAGGATGAGAAGCTTTCATTACAAGATTTTTTATCACTTTGTCAAAAAGATAAAAGTGCTTACGCGAATGCAGCTGAACGCCTTTTACTTGCGATAGGCGAACCAGAAGTTATTGATACCGCTCACGATCCACGATTGAGCCGCATTTTCTCTAACCGAGTCATTTCTCGATACAAAACCTTTGAGGACTTCTACGGTATGGAAGACGCGATTGAGCAAATCGTTTCTTACTTAAAGCATTCCGCTCAGGGGTTGGAAGAACGAAAACAGATTCTATATCTATTGGGACCCGTTGGGGGGGGTAAATCCTCATTGGCTGAAAAACTCAAAGCGCTAATGGAACAGTGCCCAATTTATATACTTGCCGCAAACGGAGTACGTAGCCCGGTTAACGACCATCCTTTCTGTTTATTTAATGCTGAAGAAGATGCCGCCTTACTAAAGAAAGACTATGGTATTGAAAAACGATACCTACGATCAATCATGTCACCATGGGCAGCGAAAAGACTGCACGAATTTGGTGGAGACATCAGTAAGTTTACCGTAATTAAATTGCGTCCTTCTATTTTGGACCAAGTGGGTGTGGCGAAAACTGAGCCGGGTGATGAAAACAACCAAGATATCTCATCGCTGGTTGGTAAAGTCGATATCCGACAGTTGGAGCACTATTCACAAGATGACCCAGATGCGTACAGTTATTCAGGTGCACTTTGTAAAGCCAACCAAGGCTTAATGGAGTTTGTGGAGATGTTCAAAGCACCAATCAAGGTATTGCACCCACTACTAACTGCAACACAAGAAGGAAACTACAATGGTACCGAGGGGCTTTCAGCACTACCTTTCGATGGCATGATACTCGCCCACTCCAACGAATCTGAATGGCAAACCTTTAGAAACAATAAGAATAATGAGGCGTTCCTAGATCGCGTTTATATTGTCAAAGTACCTTATTGCTTAAGAGTTTCTGAAGAGATTAAAATCTATAAAAAACTGTTAGAACACAGTGAACTTTACAAAGCACCGTGTTCACCAAGTACCTTAGAAATGCTGGCGCAATTCAGTATCCTCTCTCGAGTTAAAGATCCAGAAAACTCATCTCTGTTCTCTAAAATGCGAGTTTACGATGGAGAAACGCTCAAGGATACCGATCCAAAAGCAAAAAGTTATCAGGAGTATAGAGACTTTGCCGGTGTCGATGAAGGTATGTCAGGTTTATCGACTCGCTTTGCATTTAAGATCCTATCTCGGGTGTTTAATTTTGACCAAACAGAAGTCGCAGCCAATCCTGTACACCTCTTTTACGTCATAGAACAACAAGTTGAACGCGAACAATTCCCAGCGGAATTAGCAGAAAAGTACACAGAGTTCTTAAAAGGGTATTTGGTACCAAAATATATTGAGTTCATCGGAAAAGAGATACAGACCGCTTATTTAGAGTCCTATTCAGAGTATGGGCAGAATATTTTTGACCGCTACGTCACTTATGCAGATTTTTGGATACAGGATCAGGAGTATCGTGACCCGGAAACTGGACAACTATTTGACAGATCAGCGCTTAACAGTGAACTAGAGAAAATTGAAAAGCCTGCAGGAATAAGCAACCCGAAAGATTTCCGTAATGAAATAGTAAATTTCGTATTGCGCGCACGCGCCAGTAATAAAGGATCTAATCCAGTTTGGACCAGTTACGAAAAACTTCGCACTGTAATAGAAAAGAAAATGTTCTCTAATACAGAAGAACTACTGCCCGTTATCTCGTTTAATGCCAAAACATCGACAGATGACCAGAAAAAACATGACGATTTCGTCGCTCGAATGATGGAGAAAGGCTACACCAAGAAACAAGTTAGATTGCTGTCTGAGTGGTATTTACGCGTTCGTAAATCCTCTTAA
- a CDS encoding MipA/OmpV family protein, translating into MRNFNKIAILSVIAINSSFAMASPSPWSVGVGAAYSPKVYKGTPTNKTVIPILGYEGENFFFRGFSAGYRFNPRGSTHNFIVRAIYDPRTFKPGDSDIANMRLLDEREDTVLAGASYQYLTPVGLFEAALGADILGVHNGLYGELAWRFPLRFSGGGITPAVGYSYNDNKMNQHLYGVSQQESDKTGGDISEFDINGSGQYFVGVSGYVFLSKSVMVRGGVRYTNLEGDIEKSPLLDSTDSTTANIGITYSF; encoded by the coding sequence GTGAGAAATTTTAATAAAATCGCAATATTGAGTGTAATTGCAATAAATAGTTCTTTTGCAATGGCTAGTCCGTCACCATGGTCAGTTGGTGTTGGTGCCGCTTATTCTCCAAAGGTCTATAAAGGAACACCAACCAATAAAACCGTCATCCCTATTCTCGGTTACGAAGGTGAGAACTTCTTTTTTAGAGGGTTTAGCGCTGGATATCGATTCAATCCGAGAGGGTCGACTCATAACTTCATAGTAAGAGCGATTTATGACCCAAGGACCTTCAAACCGGGTGATTCTGATATTGCCAATATGAGGTTACTCGATGAAAGAGAAGACACTGTTTTAGCCGGTGCTAGTTATCAGTATTTGACACCTGTTGGGCTGTTTGAAGCCGCGTTAGGCGCAGACATACTTGGCGTACACAATGGACTATATGGCGAGTTAGCGTGGCGATTCCCTCTCCGGTTTAGCGGTGGTGGCATCACTCCTGCCGTAGGTTACTCATACAATGACAATAAAATGAATCAACACTTATATGGAGTCTCCCAGCAAGAGTCAGATAAGACGGGTGGGGATATAAGTGAGTTTGATATTAACGGAAGCGGGCAGTATTTCGTCGGCGTTAGTGGTTACGTTTTCTTGAGCAAAAGTGTGATGGTTCGGGGCGGTGTAAGGTACACCAATCTAGAAGGTGATATAGAAAAAAGCCCACTTTTAGATTCGACGGATTCTACCACTGCGAATATTGGAATTACCTATTCCTTCTAA
- a CDS encoding BMC domain-containing protein has protein sequence MNHEFGDPIDRVVQEYVPGKQITLAHMVANPTEELCERIGVVHNEAIGILTLTPGETAIIAGDIATKSANVGIGFLDRFSGSLVITGSVGSVEVALEEVLRTLAGDLCYTTCKATRT, from the coding sequence ATGAACCATGAATTTGGTGACCCAATAGATAGGGTTGTACAAGAATATGTGCCCGGAAAGCAGATAACGCTAGCGCATATGGTTGCAAACCCAACAGAAGAACTTTGTGAGCGGATTGGAGTTGTCCATAACGAAGCCATTGGGATACTAACGTTGACTCCGGGTGAAACAGCTATCATTGCTGGTGATATTGCCACCAAATCGGCAAACGTGGGCATAGGCTTCTTAGACAGATTTTCAGGTTCACTTGTCATTACAGGCTCTGTAGGGTCAGTAGAGGTCGCTCTTGAAGAGGTCCTGCGGACTCTGGCTGGTGATTTGTGCTATACAACCTGCAAGGCAACTCGCACATGA
- a CDS encoding EutP/PduV family microcompartment system protein has protein sequence MSERLHEGASTLPTHFAVIGEVDAGKSALITRLVNPQGNQRKTQTPIYYSGCAIDTPGEYVDNRAWNGPLLSTISSVNTIVYLQPANAKRFSVPEGLLRVYPNKRIVGVISKVDMDNADVDKAERFLIKNDIEGPYFHISIFDEESINKLRIFLCSLNK, from the coding sequence ATGAGTGAGCGCCTTCATGAAGGTGCTAGTACATTACCTACTCATTTTGCCGTTATCGGTGAAGTCGATGCTGGTAAGTCAGCATTGATTACTCGTTTGGTTAATCCGCAAGGAAACCAAAGGAAAACACAAACGCCAATTTATTATTCTGGTTGCGCGATAGATACCCCAGGTGAATATGTAGATAACCGAGCATGGAATGGTCCTTTGCTGTCAACAATCTCGTCAGTAAATACAATTGTCTATTTGCAACCAGCAAATGCAAAAAGATTTTCTGTGCCAGAAGGATTATTAAGAGTCTACCCTAATAAGCGTATTGTTGGTGTTATCAGTAAGGTCGATATGGATAATGCTGATGTAGATAAAGCTGAGCGATTTTTGATAAAAAATGATATTGAAGGTCCTTATTTTCATATATCTATTTTCGATGAAGAATCTATAAATAAATTAAGAATTTTTTTGTGCAGTTTAAATAAATAA